One window from the genome of Spiractinospora alimapuensis encodes:
- a CDS encoding N-6 DNA methylase, producing MTESSQRAYEQQVSAADIARLAGVTRAAVSNWRRRHEDFPTPITDRGTVARFRLSEVRAWLGRQHKGELESADVRLWNALRSTYHSDMAAGVAAVAELLTGGAPGDLGEEAAADARELATEGSASQAVQVLVERLGRSPLRADTELTTDLRLVRVIARAVDGSARSVFDPACGTGSLLLGVGARDAQRYGQEAVGSAARLTRARAALAGAPETEVRIGDALRVDRWPELRTELVICHPPAPTPEWGREELLVDPRWELALPPRAESEMAWLQHAYAHTLPGGMAAVVMSTAAAYRRTARRIRSEAVRRGLLTQVLALPAGLATGHAQPVHLWVLRRPSPRTPAVREVRMVDLTGTSPDDVLDPEQAPSATLPLVDLLDDTVDLSPQRHVAERSGDLLGDYEALRAEFDEALATLHGSLPNVLPELTEGGEDTGHSMARLADLASAGLVDLSGERPRALDEQLDSDFLNGFLYSPANRGRATSASGTHRTDAALPRFRG from the coding sequence ATGACCGAGAGCAGCCAGCGCGCGTACGAGCAGCAGGTCAGCGCCGCGGACATCGCCCGTCTCGCCGGCGTGACCCGCGCAGCGGTGTCCAATTGGCGCCGGCGCCACGAGGACTTCCCCACCCCGATCACCGACCGTGGCACCGTGGCCCGCTTCCGGCTTTCGGAGGTTCGCGCGTGGCTGGGCCGCCAGCACAAGGGCGAACTGGAGTCCGCCGATGTGCGGTTGTGGAACGCGCTGCGCAGCACCTACCACTCGGACATGGCCGCTGGAGTGGCCGCTGTCGCGGAGCTGCTCACCGGCGGCGCCCCCGGGGATCTGGGTGAGGAGGCCGCCGCCGACGCCCGCGAGTTGGCCACGGAGGGCTCCGCGAGTCAGGCGGTGCAGGTGCTCGTAGAACGGCTGGGCCGCTCCCCGCTGCGGGCGGACACCGAGCTGACCACCGATCTCCGTCTGGTGCGCGTCATCGCCCGCGCCGTCGATGGTTCCGCCCGCTCGGTTTTCGACCCCGCCTGCGGCACGGGGTCGCTCCTGCTGGGCGTCGGCGCCAGGGACGCCCAGCGTTACGGGCAGGAGGCGGTGGGCTCCGCCGCCCGGCTCACCCGTGCCCGCGCCGCGCTCGCAGGCGCACCGGAGACCGAGGTGCGTATCGGTGACGCGTTGCGCGTGGACCGCTGGCCGGAGCTGCGCACCGAACTCGTTATCTGCCACCCGCCCGCGCCGACGCCGGAGTGGGGGCGAGAGGAACTGCTCGTCGACCCTCGCTGGGAACTCGCCCTGCCGCCGCGTGCGGAGAGCGAGATGGCATGGCTACAGCACGCCTATGCCCATACCCTGCCGGGCGGCATGGCAGCAGTGGTGATGTCGACCGCTGCGGCGTACCGACGCACCGCGCGGCGCATCCGCTCCGAAGCGGTGCGGCGCGGCCTGCTTACCCAGGTGCTCGCCCTGCCGGCTGGGTTGGCGACCGGTCACGCCCAGCCGGTGCACCTGTGGGTGTTACGCCGTCCTTCACCGCGGACGCCGGCAGTGCGAGAGGTGCGCATGGTCGACCTGACCGGTACCTCCCCCGACGACGTACTCGACCCCGAGCAAGCGCCCAGTGCCACGCTTCCGCTGGTCGATCTGCTCGACGACACGGTGGACCTCTCGCCGCAGCGCCATGTCGCCGAACGCAGCGGGGATCTGCTGGGTGACTACGAGGCACTGCGCGCCGAGTTCGACGAGGCGCTCGCCACACTGCACGGCTCCCTGCCCAATGTCCTGCCCGAGCTCACCGAGGGCGGCGAGGACACGGGGCACAGCATGGCGCGGTTGGCCGACCTGGCATCCGCCGGACTGGTGGATCTGA